Genomic window (Pseudomonas sp. L5B5):
CCTGGGCTGGGCCGTACTGGCTGGCGGTCTGGCACAACTGCTCTACCAGCTGCCGCACCTGAAGAAGATCGGCATGCTGGTACTGCCGCGCCTGAACCTGCGCGATACCGGGGTATGGCGAGTGTTGAAGCAGATGCTGCCGGCCATTCTCGGGGTATCGGTCAGTCAGATCTCGCTGATCATCAACACCATCTTCGCCTCGTTCCTGGTCGCAGGTTCGGTCTCCTGGATGTATTACGCCGACCGTCTCATGGAGCTGCCCTCCGGAGTGCTGGGCGTAGCGCTGGGCACCATCTTGTTGCCAACTCTGGCCAAGACCTACGCCAACAAGGATAGGCATGAGTATTCGCGGATACTCGATTGGGGGCTGCGACTGTGTTTCATCCTGGTGCTGCCTTGTTCCCTGGCGCTGGCTATCCTTGCCGAGCCGCTGACCGTCTCACTGTTCCAGTATGGTGAGTTCAGCGCCTTTGACGCATCCATGACCCAGCGGGCGCTGGTGGCTTACGCTGTAGGCTTGCTGGGCATCATCATGATCAAGGTGCTGGCGCCGGGCTTCTATGCCCAGCAGAACATCCGGACCCCGGTGAAAATCGCCATTTTTACCCTGGTCATCACTCAATTGCTGAACCTGGCACTCATCGGCTCCCTGAAGCACGCCGGGCTGGCCCTGGCCATCAGCGGCGGGGCCTGTATCAACGCCGGACTGCTGTTCTACCAGCTGCGCAAGCAGGGGATGTTCCAGCCGCAACCAGGCTGGGGGATGTTCATTCTGAAGCTGGTCGTGGCGGTAGCGGTCATGTCGGCGGTATTGCTGGGTGCAATGCATTTCATGCCCGCCTGGGACCAGGGCCATATGCTCCAGCGTTTCCTGCGTCTGGGCGCTCTGGTGGTGGCTGGGGTGGTGGCGTATTTCGGCATGCTGGCCTTGCAGGGTTTTCGCCTGCGGGATTTCAATCGCAAGGCCCTGGGCTGACGAGTTTCCAGTCGTCGGAGCAGGGCGGACACAGGTTTTGTCGGTTCGATCACTTTGGGTTGCGGTGCTGCCTGTCGTCAGCCGCCTGGTGTGGTTATAATCGACCACTTTATGAGCAAGAAGCGCGTTATGCAGCTGGTTCGAGGCCTTCACAATCTGCGCCCCCAGCATCGGGGCTGCGTCGCCACTATTGGCAACTTTGACGGTGTTCACCGTGGTCACCAGGCTATCCTGGGCCGGCTGCGTGAGCGTGCGCTCGAGTTGGGCGTGCCCAGCTGCGTGGTGATTTTCGAGCCACAGCCGCGTGAATTCTTTTCCCCCGAAACCGCTCCGGCGCGCCTGGCTCGCCTGCGGGACAAACTGCAGCTGCTGGCGCAGGCGGGGGTCGACCGGGTCTTGTGCCTGGCGTTCAACCAGCGCTTGAGCAAGCTCAGTGCCAGCGAGTTCGTCGAGCGGATACTGGTGGATGGGCTGGGTGTGCGGCATCTGGAAGTCGGCGACGATTTCCGTTTCGGCTGCGATCGGGTCGGTGACTTCGAATTCCTCCAGCAAGCTGGCGCAACCCACGGGTTTAGCGTCGAGGCGGCCCAGACCGTCGAACTGGATGGATTGCGCATCAGCAGTACCCAGGTCCGCAATGCCCTGGCTGCTGCCGATTTCGAGCTGGCCGAGCGTCTGCTCGGCCGTCCGTACCGGATTGCCGGGCGGGTGCTGCACGGCCAGAAACTGGCGCGCCAGCTGGGCACGCCCACTGCCAACGTGCAGTTGAAGCGTCGTCGGGTGCCGCTTTCCGGGGTTTACCTGGTCAGCGTCGACATCGATGGCAAGAACTGGCCCGGCGTCGCCAATATCGGCGTG
Coding sequences:
- the ribF gene encoding bifunctional riboflavin kinase/FAD synthetase; translation: MQLVRGLHNLRPQHRGCVATIGNFDGVHRGHQAILGRLRERALELGVPSCVVIFEPQPREFFSPETAPARLARLRDKLQLLAQAGVDRVLCLAFNQRLSKLSASEFVERILVDGLGVRHLEVGDDFRFGCDRVGDFEFLQQAGATHGFSVEAAQTVELDGLRISSTQVRNALAAADFELAERLLGRPYRIAGRVLHGQKLARQLGTPTANVQLKRRRVPLSGVYLVSVDIDGKNWPGVANIGVRPTVAGDGKAHLEVHLLDFAGDLYDRRLTVVFHQKLREEQRFASLEALKTAINADVAAARAQVARIHSANR
- the murJ gene encoding murein biosynthesis integral membrane protein MurJ; amino-acid sequence: MNLLKSLAAVSSITMLSRVLGFVRDTIIARTFGAGMATDAFFIAFKLPNLLRRIFAEGAFSQAFVPILAEYKTQQGEEATRTFIAYVSGLLTLVLALVTALGMIAAPWVIWATAPGFVDSPEKFALTSDLLRVTFPYILLISLSSLAGAILNTWNRFSVPAFVPTLLNVSMIIFALFLTPYFDPPVMALGWAVLAGGLAQLLYQLPHLKKIGMLVLPRLNLRDTGVWRVLKQMLPAILGVSVSQISLIINTIFASFLVAGSVSWMYYADRLMELPSGVLGVALGTILLPTLAKTYANKDRHEYSRILDWGLRLCFILVLPCSLALAILAEPLTVSLFQYGEFSAFDASMTQRALVAYAVGLLGIIMIKVLAPGFYAQQNIRTPVKIAIFTLVITQLLNLALIGSLKHAGLALAISGGACINAGLLFYQLRKQGMFQPQPGWGMFILKLVVAVAVMSAVLLGAMHFMPAWDQGHMLQRFLRLGALVVAGVVAYFGMLALQGFRLRDFNRKALG